The genomic segment CAAGGAAAGCTACCGGGCTTGCAACAAAATGGCCAACGAAGCCTGGGGAAAATACTTCTTCGCCACCATTGGCCAAGGAGCTTCCACACTGTGGCCTGTTCCCTTTGCTTTGGCCTGGATGGCAACACGATTCCAGGCCATTGAGTTTGAACTGGCGTACCCCATTCCGCTGCTTCCGGAGATCGTAGGATACCCGGCAGTGTTCCTGCCCATGTACATTCTGGTCCGGATCTGCTTCGCCAAACTCAAACCGTGGCTGCCCTTCTTCCATGATGACACGCCCAAACTCCGCCGGCCCGGACAGGAAGAAGAAAAGATGATCACCTGGGCGGATGTGGACAAGCACAAGGGGTTGCCGGGGTGACTTCAAACATTCAAATCCACCGGCCCGCAAAGCTGAAGCATGGGTGTGACTGACCGTCATGCACATCTGTTAACGACGATCTTCCGCAACGGAGCCATTAATCCAGGAGATGAATATGAAAATCCGCCACCTTTTGTTATTGCTCCATCTTATGGCGTTTTTCCTGCTATCGGCTTGCGGAGATCAACCCACACCGGTCAAGGTTGATCTGGACGAACGCGAGGAGGTCACGCCGGGTTCCCATCAGCCAGTAATCACCTACGCCTACCTGCCCCAGTTCTCGCACACCGTTTCCTTTGAACGACACCAGCGCCTTGTCCAGTATCTGTCCGAGATTACAGACTTGAATATCCGCCAGATCTTTCCGGAAACCTTTCATGAGCACATGCTCATGCTTGCCCAGGGTAAAATCGACATTTCCTACGCGAATCCGTTTGTTTACGCTCTGACGGCAGAGAGATCCGGAGCAAAAGTATTTGCCAAAATCATCGAAATGACAGGAGAAGCGTCTTTTGGCGGCCTGATCATCACCCGCGCCGACAACCCGGACATCCAAACCCTGGATGATTGTCGCGGCAAACGCTGGATTGCCGTGGACCAGTTTTCGGCGGGCGGATATCTTTTCGGGTTGGGTCATTTTCTGGATCACGGCATCCATCCAGAAGATTTTGCTGAAATCGTTTTCGCTCCTGGCCCTGGCGGCAAACAGGAAAGCGTGATTCTCGGAGTTTACGCCGGACGCTACGATGTAGGTACAGTGCGTGAAGGTGCCCTGGAACTGTTGGAGGACAAGATCGATCTTTCGCAAATTCGAATTCTGGCTCGCACCCAGCGGTATCCCGGCTGGAACTTTTCGGCCCGTCCAGGTCTTGCTGTTGAGATTGTCGAGGCCATTAAGAATGCCATGCTCGCTCTGGATTTCGGCAATCCCGAACATCGCTTGATTCTGGAAAGAGCAGCCATGCGCGGGATCGTTGCTGCCCAGCCCGGGGATTTCGATGCCGTACGCGACCTGGTCCGCCGGGCTGAACTCCAATAAAGACGGCACTAACAGGCGCTCTGTCGATAACGGTTGGATCCGTGAATCATGCGCTCCATTTTCCATTACTTATCCCGACGATCCTTCCAAGCCAAGATCAACCTCGGCCTGGCTTTGATCATCATCTGCTTTGGCCTGCTCCTGGGTTTCATGAGCCATGCCGTGAGCTCACGCGCCATTCTCGAAGAAACGCTCAAGCGTGGCCAAAGTCTGGTCGTGAACCTTTCCGCGCGTTCCGTGGAATCCATTCTGTCCATGAATTTTCTGCGCCTCACGGTCCTGACCACGGAAGTTGTCCAGATCGGCAATGAAAAGGACATCGTGTACGCCTTCATCCTGGATCGCCACGGCCAGGTTCTGGCTCACAGCTTTCGAGATGGCTTTCCTGTGGCCCTGCGTCTGGCCAACCAGGTAGAGGACCATCAAGCATATTCCATCCAGTTCCTGGATACCGGCGCCGAACGCATCTATGACTTCGCCGCTCCTGTCATGCTGGACGAGACCCGCCTGGGGACGGTGCGTGTGGCCTTGTCCTACAGCACCATCAAGGCCTCCATCGACCGGCTGATGTGGTTGAACATGCTCATGACCGCAGGAGCGACACTGCTGGCGCTGATGGGCGGCAGCTTCTTCGCGCGCACCGTTACCCGGCGCGTCAATGCCCTTCGACAGTCAGCCGAGGCCGTGGTCAAGGGCGATCTGGACGTGCAGGTGAGCCCGCTTCTTGAGCGTAATTGCTGGGAAATCATGGATTGCGATCAAGAGCACTGTCCTGCCCGTGGAGACCGCCAGCGCCGCTGCTGGTACATCGCCGGAACTTTTTGTCCCGACTGCGGAACGGGTGGTTTTCCGGAGAAAGTCGACAACTGCCTGAATTGTCCCGTCTACCGCCGCAATGCCGGCGACGAAATTCAAAGCTTGGCCGAATCCTTCGAATACATGGCGCTGACCCTGAAAAATCACATTGAGGAACTGCGCCTCTCCAGAAAAAATCTCAGCCTGCAAAAACAACTGTTGAAGACCATCCTGGACGTTACCCCTGACCTGGTCGCCCTCCAGGACGACAATCTCGTATACTTGGCCGTCAACAAGGCCTTTTGCAGCCATTTGAGCCGGGATGAAAATGAGATTGTCGGAAGCACGGACTTCGATATTTTCAACCCGGACCAGGCGGACCAGAACTATCACGAGGATATGCAGATCCTAATGACGAAACAGCCCCTGTCCAAGGAAATCATGACCCGGGGGAGCAAGGGCAAGAAATGGCACCATGTCGTGAAAGTCCCGGTGATCGAGAATGACCGGATCATCGGCCTACTCTCCACAGCCAGGGACATTACCGTGGTCAAGCAGTACCAGGAAAAGCTGATCCACTCCCAGAAGATGGAAGACCTGGGGCGTTTGGCCGGCGGCGTGGCTCATGAAATCAACACTCCCTTGAGCATCATCCTGGGATACGCCCAGTTGCTGCTCAAGGACATCCCCAACAGCGACCCCGTGGCACAGGATGTGGCCATCATCGAAAAGCAGGCTCAGGCCTGCCGCAAAATTGTTGCCGACCTGCTCAGTTTTTCCAGAAATACGGAAAAGGATCAGGCGCAGATCAACATCAACCAATCCCTTCGGGAAGTGGCGGACCTGGTGGAACACATCTTCCGCCAGAACCGGATCGTGATCATCAAGGAACTCGACGACCTGATCCCGCCTGTCACCGGGGACAAGGAACGCCTCAAACAGGTCTGGATGAATCTGCTCAACAACGCCGCGGATGCCATTGGCACGGACGGCTGCATCATGATCAAGACCAAGCTCTGCGCCCACCGCCGCCGCCTCGTGGTCTCCGTTGCGGATACGGGCAGCGGCATCCAGGAAGAGGATCTGGATAAGATATTTGAACCCTTCTTCACCACAAAACCTGTGGACAAGGGCACGGGACTCGGACTTTCGGTCACTTTCGGCATCATCAAGGACCACGGCGGACGGATCAGCGCGTTCAGTCCCGTACCCAGCGAGTATAATGATAATTATCCGGCTTGCGAGGGCGAACTCGGCCCCGGCACGGTGTTCTTTGTCGAGCTTCCCCTGGAGGGGAATACCATGCCCGACGACGAGTGCGTGGACATTCCCAAGAGGACATGATTGCTGTCTGCTCAACAGCCTGCCGCATTCTGAGCAATTACATCATCATTGATGTCGATAACGTACGATATCCGGTACAGTCCAACTATTAGGAGAACCTGATGGCAGAAATTCTTGTTCTGGACGACGTGCAGGACGTGGGCGTGATGATCCGCCGCATCCTGACCCGCAATGGACACAATGTGCATGTCTACAGTGACGAGGAACCGGCTTTTGAGCATGCCCGCGCCACCCCGCCTCACCTGGCCATCCTGGATATCAAGCTCAAAAAGATGAGCGGTGTGGAAGTGCTCGAAGAGCTGAAAAAAATAAATCCGGATATTCGGGTAATGATGCTCACCGGCTATCCAACCCTGGAAACAGCCAAACAGGCCATGCAGCTCGGAGCCGATGAATACTGCGTCAAGCCCATCGATATTGATGAGCTTGTGGAAAAAACAGCGCAGATTCTGGCCAAAGCCGGCCAAGCCTGATCATGGCATTGCAAAAGATTACATCCTGGGCTGAGCGGATTTTCTCACCGGACAAGGTGGTCTTGCGGCGATTCAACATGTTTCAGAGCCTGTTGCGGGAAGACAGGAAGTGCCTCAAACTGATCACAAAGCTGGAGGAAATTCATCATCGTCCCATCCCTACGGACTGGTCCCGCATTGCCATGCTTGTCCAGGCCTTGTCGACGGCGACGCACCGCTTGATTGACTGCCTGGTGGCAATGCGTCCCGGAACGTACGACCCTCTGACGCACAGCCACTCACGCATTTCGGCGGATCTCACGGGTTTGCTGCCAGAACCCGAGATCATCACCAGCCCACCCTATGCCCTGCCTCTGGACAAGGCCTGGGAGCACCCGCAGATGCTGGGCGGCAAAGCCCTGGCTCTGAGTCGCATCCGGAAGGAAACAAGGATTCCCGTCCAACCCGGGTTTGTGATCACCACCAATGCCTTTCATGCGTTCCTGGAGGAAAACAATCTGCAGCAGGTCATTGCCCGCGGCCTGCGCGGACTGAATCTGCAACGACCGGATCGACTGCGGAAAATCTCGGATAGTCTGCAGCGGGCCGTCATGGCGGGCAAGGTGCCCGACATCGTTCAAACACGCATCCTCGCCGCCATACAAGACGTCGCCGGTACGGATCAATCCACTGTCTGGGCCGTACGCAGCAGCGCCAGTGCCGAGGATGGCGAGGTTTCCTTTGCCGGACAGTATGCCACGGTGCTCGATGTGCGCCAGGAAGACATCTGCGAGGCCTACAAGACCGTACTGGCCAGCAAGTACGCTCCCCGGGCCTTGACCTATCGCCTGCATTACGGCCTGGACGACAACCAGACTCCCATGGCCGTACTGGTGCTGCCCATGATCGCGCCGCGCGCCAGTGGAGTAATGTACACCATGGATCCCCTGGACATGTGCAAGGGATCATGTCTGGTCATCACGGCCGTTCCCGGCCTGGGAACCCGCCTTGTGGACGGCAGCGCGGTTCCGGACATCTTTCTGATTTCCCGGAACGACCCCAAGCATTTCCTGGCCAAACAGCCGGCGCCGGAGGAAGGATCGTCAGGCACCGGTTCCCAAAATGCGCAGAGAAACACTCTTTGCCTGGATGATGCAGCGGCAACTACTTTGGCGGAATGGGGCCTTGAACTGGAAGCCTTGACCGGCGCTCCCCAGGATGTGGAATGGGCGCAAGATCAGATGGCCAACCTGACAATACTTCAGTCCAGGCCCATCCACATGCCCGAGGATGGGACGGATCCGGAAGCCCTCTTCCACGATCAGCCCCAAGATACGCCTGCCCCTTCAAACCACGTTGCCGTGCTGTTGGAAGTGGGCACTCCGGCCAGCGTGGGCATTTCCACGGGCCCGGTCCACCACATTACCGGCGAAGGAGACATCAGCGAAATCCCTTCCGGCAGCATTCTCGTCACGCCGAATATCCCGCCCAGCCTTGTGCACGTGGTGCACAACGTTAAGGCGGTGCTTGCCGAACATGGCAGCAAGGCCAGCCACTTTGCCTCCGTGGCCCGGGAATTCGGCCTTCCGCTGGTTGTCGGACTTGGTAGCCTGGCAACAACATTGGCCCAGGGGCAAACCGTCACCGTGGATGCCTACCGGGGCGTTGTCTACGACGGTGAAGTTCGGGAATTGCTCGAATGGCAGGAAAAGCAAAAAAGCAGGCCTACCTTTCCGTTCCAACGTAAAATGAAGCCCCTCATGGAACTGATCAGCCCACTCACCCTGACCGACCCGGCGTCATCGAGTTTTGCACCTGAAAGTTGCCGGACCTATCACGATCTTGTTCGCTTTGTTCACGAAAAAGGCACCCAGGAGATGTTTTCTTTGGTGGAAGCCAAGGGTCGTGGTTTACGAAGCAGCAAGAGCCTGGAAGCCGACATCCCCATGGTTATGCAGGTCCTGGATCTTGGCGGCGGCTTGCGCGAATCGGCTCAGAGCGTAAAAACCGTGCGACCGGAGGATTTCCTCAGCGCTCCCATGCAGGCTGTCTGGAGCGGTCTGTCTGATCGGGACATCACTTGGTCCAAGGGGCTGGTGCATGTCGACTGGGAACGTTTCGACCAGGTCAGCGGTGGGATCTTCAGCCTTAAATCGTCCCTTCTGGCCAGCTACGCCCTGGTGGCCGCCAACTATGCCCATTTACTGCTGCGCTTCGGTTATCACTTCGCGGTCCTGGACGCTATGTCCGGCTCGCGTCCCGAAGAAAACCACATCCAATTCCGCTTCAAGGGTGGTGGGGGCTCACCGGAAAAAAAGATCTGGAGGCTGGCCATGATTGGCAGGGTCTTGAGTCGTTTCAACTTCCGCGTGGAGATCAACGAGGACATGCTTGAAGCCAAATGTATGCGCTTGGGTCATGAAGCCACCCAGTTGCGGCTGCGTGTGACTGGATACCTGCTGGGCTGCACTCCGTTGCTGGACATGGTTCTCGAAAGCGAAGATCATGCACTGGCCATGGCCGAAGAGATGGCAAAAAAATGGCAGAATGAAGGCAATAAGAATGAGTGAAGCAGCAGGATATCCCATTTACTGGGTCACTGATCATTTGGCCACAGGCCCAGCGCCCATGTCCTACGATCATCTGGATAGCCTCAAGGCAGCTGGTGTCGACGCAATAATGAACCTTTGCGCGGAGTACTGCGACCTGCACGACATTGAATCCCAGCAAGGCTTCGAAGTCCACTATCTGCCCATTGAAGACGAGGAAACTCCGCAGTTGCAAGCTTTGGAGGCAGCCCTGGCTTGGCTGGACGAGTCCATATACCTGGGCAAGAAGGTCTACGTACATTGCCGCCACGGCATCGGGCGCACCGGCACTATCATTTCCGCTTATCTCCTGCGCCGCGGATTGGGCAGCAAACTCGTCAAACAGAAAATCAAGAAGCTGCGCTCCCAGCCCGCCAACTTCGATCAGTGGTGGCTGGTGCGCAAAATTGGCAAAAAAGAGGGTCGCCTGACCATTCGCGAACCCTCTTTGGAATGGAAGACCCTTGTGGATTTGCGCCCTTTTTTCGCGGACCATGAAGCCTTGCTCGCGGAAATCGACGCCCGTTTGCAGCAACAAGAAGATGCTTCGCTTTGCGGCCAGGGTCATGCTGCCTGCTGCACCAGTTGCGTGGAAATTTCGCTGATCGAGGCTGCCTTTCTGACGCATCATTTGAATCGGAAACTGCATAGCGCCCAACGACTGGCTGCGATAGATCGCTGTTCCGAGGTTACCCGGACGTGTCGCGCTTTACGGAAATTATCCGCGGGGGAACCGGAAGAGGAATTCGCCCGCCTGTATGCGCAACAATCCATAATCTGCCCCTTGTCCCAGGAACAGCTCTGCCTGATTTTCGCATCACGCCCTCTGGACTGCCGATTTTTCGACTTGCCGGACATACAGGAAAACAGGGATTTCATCGAAAACTGCCGCCAACGAACCGAAAAATCATCCCAGGGCCTTTTTCTGGCTCTGACAGGAAGTTTTTCCAACCGCAAACATATCACCTTCCCTTTGGTGGACGTCGTTTCCGGTAGATTCGTGCAGTCCTTCTTTCACCTTTTATCCGGCGATCTCGCCTGATGTTGACAGAACACCTTCATCTCTGAGAACCATCTCATTTTCAAATACCCGAAACAAAGCTACCCAGCTCATCACTCTATAGGTATAACTGGATTCGTCCTTCGCTGGCACGACTGATTCGGCAACGGGTCATATAAAAGAGTCATTCCCGGGCGCAGGCGGGAACTATTGCCGATGAATCCATACCCGGAACAAGCTGAGTCGCTGCCTCTTTTTTTGACCAAATACTATAAAGCGATCGGACATAAGGAGCAACACATGCATGAAGTGAGCCTTGGGCAA from the Desulfonatronum thiosulfatophilum genome contains:
- a CDS encoding phosphate/phosphite/phosphonate ABC transporter substrate-binding protein, producing the protein MKIRHLLLLLHLMAFFLLSACGDQPTPVKVDLDEREEVTPGSHQPVITYAYLPQFSHTVSFERHQRLVQYLSEITDLNIRQIFPETFHEHMLMLAQGKIDISYANPFVYALTAERSGAKVFAKIIEMTGEASFGGLIITRADNPDIQTLDDCRGKRWIAVDQFSAGGYLFGLGHFLDHGIHPEDFAEIVFAPGPGGKQESVILGVYAGRYDVGTVREGALELLEDKIDLSQIRILARTQRYPGWNFSARPGLAVEIVEAIKNAMLALDFGNPEHRLILERAAMRGIVAAQPGDFDAVRDLVRRAELQ
- a CDS encoding ATP-binding protein — its product is MRSIFHYLSRRSFQAKINLGLALIIICFGLLLGFMSHAVSSRAILEETLKRGQSLVVNLSARSVESILSMNFLRLTVLTTEVVQIGNEKDIVYAFILDRHGQVLAHSFRDGFPVALRLANQVEDHQAYSIQFLDTGAERIYDFAAPVMLDETRLGTVRVALSYSTIKASIDRLMWLNMLMTAGATLLALMGGSFFARTVTRRVNALRQSAEAVVKGDLDVQVSPLLERNCWEIMDCDQEHCPARGDRQRRCWYIAGTFCPDCGTGGFPEKVDNCLNCPVYRRNAGDEIQSLAESFEYMALTLKNHIEELRLSRKNLSLQKQLLKTILDVTPDLVALQDDNLVYLAVNKAFCSHLSRDENEIVGSTDFDIFNPDQADQNYHEDMQILMTKQPLSKEIMTRGSKGKKWHHVVKVPVIENDRIIGLLSTARDITVVKQYQEKLIHSQKMEDLGRLAGGVAHEINTPLSIILGYAQLLLKDIPNSDPVAQDVAIIEKQAQACRKIVADLLSFSRNTEKDQAQININQSLREVADLVEHIFRQNRIVIIKELDDLIPPVTGDKERLKQVWMNLLNNAADAIGTDGCIMIKTKLCAHRRRLVVSVADTGSGIQEEDLDKIFEPFFTTKPVDKGTGLGLSVTFGIIKDHGGRISAFSPVPSEYNDNYPACEGELGPGTVFFVELPLEGNTMPDDECVDIPKRT
- a CDS encoding response regulator, whose amino-acid sequence is MAEILVLDDVQDVGVMIRRILTRNGHNVHVYSDEEPAFEHARATPPHLAILDIKLKKMSGVEVLEELKKINPDIRVMMLTGYPTLETAKQAMQLGADEYCVKPIDIDELVEKTAQILAKAGQA
- a CDS encoding PEP/pyruvate-binding domain-containing protein; protein product: MALQKITSWAERIFSPDKVVLRRFNMFQSLLREDRKCLKLITKLEEIHHRPIPTDWSRIAMLVQALSTATHRLIDCLVAMRPGTYDPLTHSHSRISADLTGLLPEPEIITSPPYALPLDKAWEHPQMLGGKALALSRIRKETRIPVQPGFVITTNAFHAFLEENNLQQVIARGLRGLNLQRPDRLRKISDSLQRAVMAGKVPDIVQTRILAAIQDVAGTDQSTVWAVRSSASAEDGEVSFAGQYATVLDVRQEDICEAYKTVLASKYAPRALTYRLHYGLDDNQTPMAVLVLPMIAPRASGVMYTMDPLDMCKGSCLVITAVPGLGTRLVDGSAVPDIFLISRNDPKHFLAKQPAPEEGSSGTGSQNAQRNTLCLDDAAATTLAEWGLELEALTGAPQDVEWAQDQMANLTILQSRPIHMPEDGTDPEALFHDQPQDTPAPSNHVAVLLEVGTPASVGISTGPVHHITGEGDISEIPSGSILVTPNIPPSLVHVVHNVKAVLAEHGSKASHFASVAREFGLPLVVGLGSLATTLAQGQTVTVDAYRGVVYDGEVRELLEWQEKQKSRPTFPFQRKMKPLMELISPLTLTDPASSSFAPESCRTYHDLVRFVHEKGTQEMFSLVEAKGRGLRSSKSLEADIPMVMQVLDLGGGLRESAQSVKTVRPEDFLSAPMQAVWSGLSDRDITWSKGLVHVDWERFDQVSGGIFSLKSSLLASYALVAANYAHLLLRFGYHFAVLDAMSGSRPEENHIQFRFKGGGGSPEKKIWRLAMIGRVLSRFNFRVEINEDMLEAKCMRLGHEATQLRLRVTGYLLGCTPLLDMVLESEDHALAMAEEMAKKWQNEGNKNE
- a CDS encoding protein-tyrosine phosphatase family protein, which gives rise to MSEAAGYPIYWVTDHLATGPAPMSYDHLDSLKAAGVDAIMNLCAEYCDLHDIESQQGFEVHYLPIEDEETPQLQALEAALAWLDESIYLGKKVYVHCRHGIGRTGTIISAYLLRRGLGSKLVKQKIKKLRSQPANFDQWWLVRKIGKKEGRLTIREPSLEWKTLVDLRPFFADHEALLAEIDARLQQQEDASLCGQGHAACCTSCVEISLIEAAFLTHHLNRKLHSAQRLAAIDRCSEVTRTCRALRKLSAGEPEEEFARLYAQQSIICPLSQEQLCLIFASRPLDCRFFDLPDIQENRDFIENCRQRTEKSSQGLFLALTGSFSNRKHITFPLVDVVSGRFVQSFFHLLSGDLA